The Echinicola rosea genome has a segment encoding these proteins:
- a CDS encoding sialate O-acetylesterase: MKNIIALLGLCLFANVSIAEVTMPAIFTDNMVLQQQMEAPIWGWASPNATVNITTSWDGKEYTAAANSDGEWKAKMSTPEAGGPYTIRISDGDQLELENVLIGEVWLCSGQSNMEMPLKGFPGQPILGGNEAIINSRNDRIRLITVPRKSTVQPQDNFEGKWEQAAPAVVSNFSATAWFFGTQLYDVLGVPIGLVHVSWGGSSIEAWMSEQMLADFKDEIKIPQSEDEIDVPNRTATALYNGMITPVAGYGIKGAIWYQGESNNGRPDQYEELMVTMVREWRSLWGEGQFPFYYAQIAPFNYGMFSPNEVIEKNNSAYLREAQLQAMERIPNSGMAVLMDIGEKENIHPADKAAGGHRLAYWALAETYGIEGFEYKGPAFEAMEIKGSTVIVAFENVPVGITSYGKEVTSFEVAGEDKKFYPATAVLRRKSVMLSSPHVDKPVAVRYAFEDFVVGEIFSTGGIPMSSFRTDDW; this comes from the coding sequence ATGAAAAATATTATCGCCTTACTAGGGCTATGCTTGTTTGCGAATGTTTCAATAGCGGAAGTGACCATGCCTGCGATTTTTACGGACAATATGGTACTCCAACAGCAGATGGAGGCTCCTATCTGGGGCTGGGCAAGTCCCAATGCGACGGTAAATATCACCACCAGCTGGGATGGCAAGGAATATACTGCCGCAGCCAACAGTGATGGCGAATGGAAGGCCAAGATGAGCACTCCTGAGGCAGGTGGTCCCTATACCATAAGGATCAGCGATGGTGACCAATTGGAGCTCGAAAATGTACTGATTGGGGAAGTTTGGCTTTGCTCTGGGCAGTCAAATATGGAAATGCCGCTAAAGGGATTTCCCGGCCAGCCCATCCTTGGGGGCAATGAGGCCATCATCAACAGCAGGAATGATCGCATCAGGCTGATTACGGTTCCTCGAAAATCTACGGTTCAGCCACAGGACAACTTCGAGGGCAAATGGGAGCAAGCCGCCCCTGCTGTGGTGTCCAATTTTAGCGCCACGGCTTGGTTCTTCGGGACGCAGCTGTATGATGTGTTAGGTGTGCCGATCGGCTTGGTGCATGTGTCGTGGGGAGGTTCCAGTATTGAAGCTTGGATGAGTGAGCAAATGCTGGCAGACTTTAAAGATGAAATAAAGATCCCACAAAGTGAAGATGAAATTGATGTGCCAAACCGCACCGCTACAGCGCTTTATAATGGTATGATCACCCCTGTGGCGGGTTACGGGATCAAAGGAGCAATTTGGTACCAAGGAGAATCCAATAATGGGCGACCAGACCAATATGAGGAACTGATGGTGACCATGGTTCGGGAATGGAGAAGCCTTTGGGGAGAAGGCCAATTTCCCTTTTACTACGCCCAAATAGCCCCATTCAATTATGGGATGTTCAGCCCAAATGAGGTGATCGAAAAAAATAACTCGGCCTATCTCCGGGAGGCCCAGCTACAAGCCATGGAGAGGATTCCCAATAGCGGTATGGCGGTGCTGATGGATATAGGAGAGAAGGAAAATATCCACCCAGCCGATAAAGCGGCCGGTGGTCACCGACTGGCCTATTGGGCCTTGGCAGAGACCTATGGCATAGAAGGTTTTGAATATAAGGGGCCTGCTTTTGAAGCCATGGAAATCAAAGGCAGTACGGTTATCGTGGCGTTTGAAAATGTTCCGGTAGGTATTACCTCATACGGAAAGGAAGTGACCAGTTTTGAAGTGGCAGGAGAAGATAAAAAGTTCTATCCGGCCACGGCCGTTTTAAGAAGAAAGTCAGTGATGCTTTCTTCGCCGCATGTGGACAAGCCCGTGGCGGTGCGCTATGCATTTGAGGATTTTGTGGTTGGCGAGATTTTCAGCACCGGAGGCATACCGATGAGTTCTTTCAGAACGGACGATTGGTAA
- the hemE gene encoding uroporphyrinogen decarboxylase: MQLKNDLLLRAARGEQVERTPVWLMRQAGRILPEYREVRSSVSGFIELAQTPSLAAEVTLQPVDLLGVDAAIIFSDILVIPEAMGLPYEMIEKRGPRFPNTVSSAADLDKLRIADGVDDLSYVIEAIKITKKALNGRVPLIGFAGAPWTIFAYMVEGSGSKTFSKSRAMLYQEPVLAERLLDMITKSTINYLKAQIAAGADIVQIFDSWAGILPPDHYQKYALKYISEICDAITEVPVTVFAKGAFFAREEMAKLNCETIGLDWNMGIAESRRLIGDQKTLQGNLDPAALYGSAAEVEAATKRMLDQFGTGRHIANLGHGVYPDIDPEKVRVFINTVKEYSSQLREKV; encoded by the coding sequence ATGCAATTGAAGAACGACTTGTTATTGAGAGCGGCCCGCGGCGAGCAGGTGGAACGCACCCCTGTTTGGCTGATGCGTCAGGCCGGAAGGATTTTGCCCGAATACAGGGAAGTACGAAGCAGCGTAAGTGGCTTTATCGAACTCGCCCAGACCCCATCGCTGGCAGCAGAAGTCACCTTGCAGCCAGTAGACTTGCTGGGTGTGGATGCGGCCATTATTTTTTCGGATATATTGGTCATTCCAGAAGCCATGGGGCTGCCCTATGAGATGATCGAAAAACGGGGGCCAAGATTCCCCAACACTGTTTCTTCAGCAGCAGACCTCGACAAACTGAGGATTGCAGATGGCGTGGATGACCTTAGCTATGTCATCGAAGCCATCAAGATTACCAAAAAAGCCCTTAACGGACGAGTACCATTGATCGGCTTTGCCGGTGCACCTTGGACGATCTTCGCCTATATGGTCGAGGGATCGGGAAGCAAAACTTTCTCTAAATCCAGGGCCATGCTGTATCAGGAGCCGGTATTGGCAGAGCGACTTTTGGATATGATTACCAAATCCACCATCAACTACCTCAAGGCCCAAATAGCCGCGGGGGCGGATATTGTGCAGATTTTTGACAGCTGGGCAGGCATCTTACCGCCAGACCATTATCAAAAATACGCCCTGAAATACATTTCCGAAATCTGCGATGCCATTACGGAAGTACCTGTAACGGTATTTGCCAAAGGTGCCTTCTTTGCACGAGAGGAAATGGCCAAGCTGAACTGTGAAACCATCGGCCTCGACTGGAACATGGGCATTGCCGAATCCAGAAGGCTCATTGGCGACCAGAAGACACTTCAGGGTAACTTAGACCCAGCAGCTCTATATGGTTCGGCAGCAGAAGTGGAAGCCGCCACCAAAAGAATGCTGGACCAATTCGGTACCGGTAGGCACATTGCCAACCTCGGTCATGGTGTGTACCCGGATATTGATCCCGAAAAAGTAAGGGTGTTCATTAATACGGTCAAGGAATACAGCAGTCAGCTTAGGGAAAAAGTATAA